The Pedobacter ginsengisoli region AACAGTTCCATTGCCATTGCGCAACAAGCAACCGGAGTTTTTGCCGCACCGGCAAAAACGGCTACAAAACCCATCCCGGCCAATAACCCGACAGGCAAAGGCAGCCAAAATGAAAGTGCACTACCAAGTGTTGCCCCAATAAAAAAAAGAGGTGTAACCTCTCCACCTTTAAAGCCCGCACCAAGGGTAATTGCTGTCAAGAGTATTTTCAATGCAAAATCCTGAGGTTTTGAACTTTGTAAAAATGACTCGACTATTGTTGGTATTCCTAAACCTATATATTTATAGGTACCCAACAGCAAAACAATGGCTACGACCACTATACCACCTACAAAAGGGCGCATTGGAGCGTATTTAATTTTTTTAAATATTATGGACAGCTGGTGGGTCAATTTCACAAACACTATAGCAGCAATACTGAAAAACAGACCAGCAATTGCACTGTAAACAATCCCCCTAAAAGAAACCTGAGGCACAGAGATTATGCTATAATGGGTATGGCCAACTCCCCATAGCTCAGTAATATAAGCAGCCAAAAAAGCCGATGCTATTGCCGGCAAAATGGATTTGTATGGGATTTTGCCCAATAAGAGTACCTCGATACCAAAAATGGCACCTGCAATTGGTGTCCCAAAAACAGAAGCAAAACCAGCGCTTAAACCTGCAATAAGAAGAACTATCCGCTCTTGCTTACTTAAATGAAAAATTTTATGAAACTGATCAGCAGCGGCGGCCGACATCTGCAATGCAGTACCTTCCCTACCTGCCGAACCACCAAAGAAATGCGTAGCTACAGTACCTATAAGTACTAATGGAGCCATCCTGAATGGAATAATATCTTTAGGATTATGAATGGTATCAAAAACCAGGTTATTGCCTCGTTCGACACTTTTACCTAAATAATGGTAAACCAAACCAATAGCTAAGCCGCCCAATGGCAAAAAATACAGGATATAAGGGTGCCCGGTTCTAAAGTTTGTTGCCAGATCTAATGATGTTAAAAATAAGGCCGACATTGTGCCTGCTACGAAACTAAGTAAAATGATTATCAGCAACCATTTACCCAGTTTATAAATGAATTTTTTATCAATCATAACGCAAGCCAAATATAATACATTTTACGCCTCTTTTGTATCGATCCACAGTGAGTCCACGTTTTATTTAGAAAAATGTGGGCTTAACGTGGACCGGTTCTTACCTCAATGTGAACTTACTTAAATCAGTTTCTGTGCCAGGTGCTAACACTATTTAAACATAAATCCCGTTATAATTTCTTTATGATTTAAAGTATAAAGCCAGATTATTTAAATTAGTTGCTTATATTTTTTATTTTCGCAAAACATAAAGATAAATACATGGAAGAATTTGAAGTGAGCGATGCTTCTAAGAAGACAAAAACCATTTATATTTCTACAATCTTCAGTATTGCATTGGTTTTATTAATGCTGGGTATGTTGGGCTTAATATTGGTACATGCAAAAAACCTTTCTAATTACGTAAAGGAAAATATCGTGTTAAACATAATTGTAGATGAGGGCGCCAAAGAAACTGATGTTTTACAGTTTCAAAAAGAGCTTAATGTAAATCCGGCCGTTAAAACTACCCAATATGTAAATAAAGAGATGGCCGCCAGAAACTTAACCAATGACCTTGGCGAAGATTTTGTGAATTTTCTTGGGTACAACCCCTTACTATCAACTGTTGATGTATACTTAAAAGCTAATTATGCAAACAATAAAAGTATAGATACTTTAAAAGCCAGCATTGCCAAAAACCCTGTGGTTAAAGAGGTTATATACCAGAGTTCGTTAATTGATATGGTAAATAAAAATATCAACACCATTGGATTGATCATTTTAGGCTTTGCTGCTATTTTACTAATTATATCAGTTGCGTTGATTAACAATACCATACGCCTTGCTATTTATTCTCAGCGGTTTTTAATTAAAAGTATGCAACTAGTGGGAGCTACAAGAGGTTTTATCCGCAGACCTTTCATTTTGGTGGCTGCTTTGCATGGATTAATTGCTGCATTTATAGCTATCCTGATTTTATTAGGCATATTGTACTATGCACAAAGAGAAATTCCTGAAATTGTAATCCTTAGAAATTATACTGAATTTGGTATTGTTTTACTTGGTCTGGTTGGGGTAGGTATTTTTATTACCGCCATAAGCACCTCGTTTGCAGTGAGCAGATATTTACGTTTAAAAATTTACGATCTTTACAGATAATGATAGAAAAAAAATCAACTCCTGTACATCAGGATTCAAAAAGCGAACTAGTTTTTACCAAAAAGAACTACCAATTATTGCTTATTAGTATTGCTATTGTTGTATTTGGCTTTATTTTAATGATAGGCACAACAGATATATACGACTTCAGAAAAACATTGCTTGCCCCAATGGTGGTATTAGCAGGTTTTGGTTTTGGAGTTTATGCCGTATTAAAAAAATAGACCAATACATGAATTATTTACAGGCCCTTATTCTGGCTATAATAGAAGGGCTAACAGAGTTTTTACCCGTTTCATCAACCGGCCATATGGTTATTGCCAGTTCTTTTATGGGAATTGGAAAAGATGATTTTGTAAAGCTTTTTGAAGTGGCCATTCAACTTGGTGCAATTTTAGCCGTAGTGGTACTTTACTGGAAAAAGTTTTTTGACTTCAGTAAATGGCAGTTCTACGTTAAGTTGATTATTGCCGTTATACCGGCTTTATTTTTTGGCTTTTTATTAAATGACTTTATAGACAATACTTTAGGCAACCCTATATTTATTGCAGTGGTATTGCTGCTTGGAGGTATTGTATTATTATTTATCGACAAGTTCTTTAAAAATCCCACCATCCATAACGAAAGTGAGATCAGTAATTTAAGCGCTTTTAAAATTGGATGCTTTCAGGTACTTGCTGTTGTATTTCCGGGATTAAGTAGAAGTGCGGCAACAATAATTGGTGGCATGCAGCAAAAGTTAACCAGACATGCCGCAGCAGAGTTTTCTTTTTTTCTTGCCGTACCTACTATGTGTGCTGCTACTGGCTATAAATTGCTGAAAGGATATGAATTGCTTAATGCAGAGAATATCAAATTATTGCTTTTTGGAAATGTAATTGCATTTATAGTAGCAATAATTGCAATCAAATCATTTATTGGGTTCTTATCAAAGCATGGGTTCAGAATTTTTGGCTGGTACAGGATTATTATAGGTGTGTTACTCCTTGTGTTATACTTTTCAGGAGTTGAAATGAATGTATTGTAATGAGTGAGGGTAAAGAAGAAGCAACAGTAACAAAAACATTTCCTGATTTTAATTTTGCTGAGGGTGAGCTATTGCTCATCAACAAGCCATACAAATGGACAAGTTTTGATGTTGTAGGCAAAATCCGCAACTCATTAAAGCCCTTGAAATTAAAAGTTGGTCATGCAGGAACTTTAGATCCGCTTGCCACAGGTTTATTAATAATTTGCACAGGCAAACTCACCAAACAGATAGACACCTTCCAGGCCGAAGAAAAAGAGTATACAGGCACTATGGTTTTAGGTGCCACTACCCCATCTTTTGATCTGGAAACAGTTGTTGATCAGGAATTTTCATTAGAAGGAATAACTGAAGAAGCCATTTATGGTGCTACAGCTCCTTTTGTTGGCGATATACAACAATATCCGCCTGCACATTCTGCTGTTAAAGTAAATGGAGAACGCCTTTACGTGAAAGCGAGAAGAGGCGAAGAAACAGAACTGCGTTTGCGTAATGTTACTGTTTCGGCATTTGAAATTACCAGAATAGCACTTCCTGAGATCGATTTCAGGATTATTTGCAGTAAAGGAACGTATATCAGATCTCTGATTTCTGATTTTGGTAAACAGCTTAATAACGGAGCATACTTATCTAAACTTACCCGCACACGCAGTGGAAACTTTTTACTTGAAAATGCTTTTGAGGTAGCAGATTTAGTTAACTATATTAGGCTTAAGAAACAGTAGTCATGCGTGGCCATACAAAACCGAAGAAACTTAATATTGCCAAAAACATATTTCTTATAATATGCGGCATTGTTTCGGCTTGTTTTGGCTTAAAAAGTTTCTTATTGCCAAG contains the following coding sequences:
- a CDS encoding undecaprenyl-diphosphate phosphatase; protein product: MNYLQALILAIIEGLTEFLPVSSTGHMVIASSFMGIGKDDFVKLFEVAIQLGAILAVVVLYWKKFFDFSKWQFYVKLIIAVIPALFFGFLLNDFIDNTLGNPIFIAVVLLLGGIVLLFIDKFFKNPTIHNESEISNLSAFKIGCFQVLAVVFPGLSRSAATIIGGMQQKLTRHAAAEFSFFLAVPTMCAATGYKLLKGYELLNAENIKLLLFGNVIAFIVAIIAIKSFIGFLSKHGFRIFGWYRIIIGVLLLVLYFSGVEMNVL
- a CDS encoding DUF3098 domain-containing protein → MIEKKSTPVHQDSKSELVFTKKNYQLLLISIAIVVFGFILMIGTTDIYDFRKTLLAPMVVLAGFGFGVYAVLKK
- a CDS encoding chloride channel protein gives rise to the protein MIDKKFIYKLGKWLLIIILLSFVAGTMSALFLTSLDLATNFRTGHPYILYFLPLGGLAIGLVYHYLGKSVERGNNLVFDTIHNPKDIIPFRMAPLVLIGTVATHFFGGSAGREGTALQMSAAAADQFHKIFHLSKQERIVLLIAGLSAGFASVFGTPIAGAIFGIEVLLLGKIPYKSILPAIASAFLAAYITELWGVGHTHYSIISVPQVSFRGIVYSAIAGLFFSIAAIVFVKLTHQLSIIFKKIKYAPMRPFVGGIVVVAIVLLLGTYKYIGLGIPTIVESFLQSSKPQDFALKILLTAITLGAGFKGGEVTPLFFIGATLGSALSFWLPLPVGLLAGMGFVAVFAGAAKTPVACCAMAMELFGVSCGVYVIVACVSAYLISGAHSIYNASENKSPKHFLFGKFSLTDVHRKRQLKTS
- a CDS encoding cell division protein FtsX, whose product is MEEFEVSDASKKTKTIYISTIFSIALVLLMLGMLGLILVHAKNLSNYVKENIVLNIIVDEGAKETDVLQFQKELNVNPAVKTTQYVNKEMAARNLTNDLGEDFVNFLGYNPLLSTVDVYLKANYANNKSIDTLKASIAKNPVVKEVIYQSSLIDMVNKNINTIGLIILGFAAILLIISVALINNTIRLAIYSQRFLIKSMQLVGATRGFIRRPFILVAALHGLIAAFIAILILLGILYYAQREIPEIVILRNYTEFGIVLLGLVGVGIFITAISTSFAVSRYLRLKIYDLYR
- the truB gene encoding tRNA pseudouridine(55) synthase TruB, which translates into the protein MSEGKEEATVTKTFPDFNFAEGELLLINKPYKWTSFDVVGKIRNSLKPLKLKVGHAGTLDPLATGLLIICTGKLTKQIDTFQAEEKEYTGTMVLGATTPSFDLETVVDQEFSLEGITEEAIYGATAPFVGDIQQYPPAHSAVKVNGERLYVKARRGEETELRLRNVTVSAFEITRIALPEIDFRIICSKGTYIRSLISDFGKQLNNGAYLSKLTRTRSGNFLLENAFEVADLVNYIRLKKQ